From Gammaproteobacteria bacterium, a single genomic window includes:
- a CDS encoding NADH-quinone oxidoreductase subunit C, whose translation MTRPDRHGMSASATVEALRAAFPDAVVRDLVQSGDQQVVYIDPGRNAEVLDWLRTDPGERFNLLVDVTAVDYGDGRPLEVVYQLWSIPHRKALRVKCELPLSRLAIASVTALWSAADWLEREVYDLFGVEFRGHPDLRRILMPENYAEGHPLRKDFPLRGRFSRAEQTRRALSQDMEQYYMPEELEGRGAPQIVPADDSPASAPGSTGR comes from the coding sequence GTGACCCGACCCGACCGCCACGGCATGTCGGCTTCCGCCACCGTTGAAGCTCTGCGCGCCGCATTCCCCGACGCCGTCGTGCGCGACCTGGTGCAATCCGGGGACCAGCAGGTGGTCTACATCGACCCCGGCCGCAACGCGGAGGTGCTGGACTGGCTGCGCACCGATCCCGGCGAGCGCTTCAACCTGCTGGTGGACGTTACCGCGGTCGATTACGGCGACGGGCGCCCGCTCGAGGTCGTCTACCAGCTCTGGTCCATCCCGCACCGCAAGGCGCTGCGGGTGAAGTGCGAGCTGCCGCTTTCCCGCCTCGCGATCGCCTCGGTGACCGCTCTCTGGAGCGCGGCCGACTGGCTCGAGCGCGAGGTCTACGATCTGTTCGGGGTCGAGTTCCGGGGGCATCCGGACCTACGCCGCATTCTCATGCCCGAGAACTATGCCGAAGGCCATCCCCTGCGGAAGGACTTCCCGCTGCGGGGCCGCTTCTCCCGCGCCGAGCAGACCCGGCGCGCCCTCTCGCAGGACATGGAGCAGTACTACATGCCGGAGGAACTGGAGGGACGTGGCGCGCCCCAGATCGTCCCCGCGGACGACTCGCCGGCCTCCGCCCCGGGGAGCACGGGCCGATGA
- the nuoB gene encoding NADH-quinone oxidoreductase subunit NuoB — MASSPPGGVLGAGTPTFLTTRLDFVVNWARRNSLWPMPFGTACCAIEMMAAAASNFDLARFGMERMSFSPRQADVLICAGRVPYKLAPVLRRIWDQMPQPKWAVSMGACASSGGVFDVYSMVQGIDTIIPVDVYVPGCPPRPEGLIYGLMMIQEKIRQESLNEHGALRAEDPAEVARARADADEVLALSGPFGNSTRQNRVSGPTGSDASDRPDDRIP, encoded by the coding sequence GTGGCCTCCTCGCCGCCGGGCGGGGTATTGGGCGCGGGAACCCCGACGTTTCTGACCACGCGCCTCGATTTCGTCGTCAACTGGGCCCGTCGCAACTCGCTCTGGCCCATGCCCTTCGGCACCGCCTGCTGCGCCATCGAGATGATGGCCGCGGCCGCAAGCAACTTCGACTTGGCCCGCTTCGGGATGGAGCGCATGTCATTCAGCCCCCGCCAGGCCGACGTCCTGATCTGTGCGGGGCGGGTGCCCTACAAGCTCGCGCCCGTCCTGCGCCGCATCTGGGACCAGATGCCCCAGCCGAAGTGGGCCGTCTCGATGGGCGCCTGCGCTTCTTCCGGGGGCGTATTCGACGTGTATTCGATGGTGCAGGGGATCGACACCATCATCCCCGTGGACGTCTACGTGCCGGGCTGTCCGCCAAGACCGGAAGGGCTCATCTACGGGCTGATGATGATTCAGGAGAAGATCCGGCAGGAGAGCCTGAACGAGCACGGCGCGCTGCGCGCCGAGGATCCGGCAGAGGTGGCCCGCGCGCGCGCCGACGCCGACGAAGTGCTGGCGCTCTCCGGACCTTTCGGCAATTCGACCCGGCAGAACCGGGTGAGCGGCCCCACCGGATCCGACGCCTCCGACCGGCCCGACGACCGGATTCCGTGA
- the ndhC gene encoding NADH-quinone oxidoreductase subunit A: MSDAYLPILLIFGVSALNAVFMVALSHILNPRRPTPQKAMPYESGMIPLGDTRARFSVKFYLVAISFIVFDLEAVFLIPWAVEMRALGWSGFVAASIFVAVLTAGLVYEWKKGGLDWD; encoded by the coding sequence ATGTCGGACGCCTACCTGCCGATCCTGCTCATCTTCGGGGTCTCCGCCCTCAACGCAGTGTTCATGGTGGCGTTGTCTCACATCCTCAATCCTCGCCGGCCAACTCCTCAAAAGGCAATGCCTTACGAGTCCGGCATGATCCCGCTGGGCGACACCCGGGCCCGCTTTTCCGTGAAGTTCTATCTCGTCGCCATCAGCTTCATCGTCTTCGACCTGGAAGCGGTCTTCCTCATCCCCTGGGCGGTCGAGATGCGCGCGCTGGGGTGGAGCGGATTCGTGGCTGCTTCCATCTTCGTGGCGGTGCTCACCGCGGGGTTGGTGTACGAATGGAAGAAAGGAGGTCTCGATTGGGACTGA